A part of Phoenix dactylifera cultivar Barhee BC4 chromosome 2, palm_55x_up_171113_PBpolish2nd_filt_p, whole genome shotgun sequence genomic DNA contains:
- the LOC120104793 gene encoding wall-associated receptor kinase 2-like produces the protein MLLCCSLLTVLLIAVTASALPNTLPGCPARCGDVRIPYPFGIGPDCSLPGFNLSCNKDNATGVKKPYIYNVELINIDLLEAQARIYYPMSWQCYNATSHNVSYYMWSLDFIGDPYRFSDDKNKFFVVGCDTLAYFNGKNQKDSYSGGCVLRCNSAESLTNGSCSGIGCCQTTIPKGINYYEVTFDGNFNNSRVGKFNPCSYAVLAEVNWFNFTTAYVTTSELNETNGGRAPAVLDWAIGNETCEVAQRNTTSYGCRSEHSDCFNSSNGPGYLCNCSRGYEGNPYLPDGCQDIDECALKYPCNGTCTNIPGDYICTCPPGTKGDAKKGTCTPDHGSRISSVKLVIGIVTSTSLALLLLLCIVVSMVYDRRKLLRINEEYFRQHGGRLLLEEIKSKQGLAFKVFTKEELEQATNNFDKNRILGGGGHGTVYKGILNDNHTVAVKKSKIIDDHQKNEFGKEMVILSQINHKNVVKLLGCCLEVEVPMLVYEFVSNGTLFQLIHNRNRTSHISLDTRLEIASQSAEALAYLHSSASPPIIHGDVKSSNILLDDNHNAKVSDFGASMLVPKDETQFATLVQGTCGYLDPEYLQTCQLTNKSDVYSFGVVLLELLTGKKAVYEEMELVQEVAELARRCLNVRGEDRPIMKEVADDLDRLRKFKQHPFLQHNTEEIESLLGEPSSYTKNGISGCYSLEKKGTMDIECGR, from the exons ATGCTGCTCTGCTGCTCCCTCTTGACGGTACTGCTCATTGCTGTGACGGCGTCGGCATTGCCCAACACGCTGCCTGGCTGCCCAGCGAGATGCGGCGACGTTCGCATTCCCTACCCATTCGGCATCGGCCCGGACTGCTCCCTTCCTGGCTTCAACCTCAGCTGCAATAAGGACAATGCCACTGGCGTCAAAAAACCTTACATCTACAACGTCGAGCTCATCAACATAGACTTGCTGGAAGCCCAGGCTCGGATCTACTATCCAATGTCCTGGCAATGCTACAATGCCACATCCCACAATGTGTCGTATTACATGTGGAGTCTAGATTTCATCGGAGACCCATACCGGTTCTCCGACGACAAAAACAAGTTCTTCGTTGTTGGCTGCGACACCCTCGCGTACTTCAATGGGAAGAACCAGAAAGACAGCTACTCGGGTGGATGCGTGTTGCGCTGTAACAGCGCTGAGAGCCTGACAAACGGGTCATGCTCCGGCATCGGCTGCTGCCAGACCACCATCCCCAAGGGAATCAACTATTATGAAGTGACCTTCGATGGCAACTTCAACAACTCCCGGGTGGGGAAATTCAATCCCTGCAGCTACGCCGTTCTGGCCGAAGTGAACTGGTTCAATTTCACCACGGCTTACGTCACTACCAGCGAGCTCAATGAGACGAACGGAGGGCGGGCGCCTGCGGTGCTGGACTGGGCCATCGGCAACGAGACATGTGAGGTCGCGCAGCGCAACACAACCTCCTATGGGTGCCGCAGCGAGCACAGTGACTGCTTTAACTCCTCCAATGGCCCAGGATATCTTTGCAACTGCTCCAGGGGCTACGAAGGCAACCCCTATCTTCCCGATGGATGCCAAG ATATTGACGAGTGCGCTCTCAAGTATCCATGCAATGGGACTTGCACCAACATACCTGGGGATTACATTTGTACATGTCCACCAGGCACGAAAGGCGACGCGAAAAAAGGAACCTGCACTCCCGACCACGGAAGCCGCATCTCATCAGTGAAATTGGTTATAG GCATTGTCACAAGCACCAGCTTGGCCCTTCTACTCTTACTATGCATTGTCGTTTCCATGGTATATGATAGAAGAAAACTTTTGAGGATAAACGAGGAATACTTCCGGCAACATGGAGGGCGGTTGCTGCTAGAAGAGATAAAGTCGAAGCAAGGTCTTGCATTTAAAGTATTTACGAAAGAAGAGCTAGAGCAAGCAACAAACAACTTTGACAAGAACCGAATTCTTGGAGGTGGAGGCCATGGAACTGTCTATAAGGGAATACTGAATGACAATCATACAGTTGccgtaaaaaaatcaaaaataattgaTGATCACCAAAAGAACGAATTTGGGAAGGAGATGGTTATTCTTTCTCAGATCAACCATAAGAATGTGGTGAAGCTCTTGGGATGCTGTCTAGAGGTGGAAGTCCCTATGCTGGTTTATGAATTTGTCTCCAATGGAACCTTATTCCAATTAATTCATAACAGGAATAGGACATCCCATATTTCATTGGATACCCGTTTGGAGATTGCTTCACAGTCCGCAGAAGCCCTTGCATATCTACATTCATCAGCATCCCCTCCAATTATTCATGGAGATGTCAAGTCTTCCAACATACTTTTAGATGACAATCACAATGCAAAGGTGTCGGATTTTGGAGCTTCGATGTTGGTGCCAAAGGATGAAACTCAGTTTGCTACACTAGTTCAGGGGACTTGCGGTTATTTGGATCCTGAATACCTACAAACATGCCAATTAACCAATAAAAGTGATGTTTATAGTTTTGGTGTTGTTCTTTTGGAGCTCCTCACTGGAAAGAAGGCAGTTTATGAGGAAATGGAGTTGGTACAAGAAGTGGCTGAGCTAGCAAGGCGATGCCTCAATGTTAGGGGTGAAGATAGGCCTATAATGAAGGAGGTTGCCGATGACCTAGATCGGTTAAGAAAATTCAAGCAGCATCCATTTTTACAGCATAATACGGAAGAGATTGAGAGCTTGCTTGGTGAGCCATCAAGTTACACTAAAAATGGAATCTCTGGTTGCTACAgtttagaaaaaaaaggaacgaTGGATATAGAATGTGGAAGATGA